From the genome of Geminocystis herdmanii PCC 6308, one region includes:
- a CDS encoding type II toxin-antitoxin system HicA family toxin: MAKFPIDAPKSKVIKTLEKLGFKIVREREHIAMIRKNENGTTTPLTLPNHKKIKASTLRSICTQANISREDFLSFYYE, translated from the coding sequence ATGGCAAAGTTTCCCATTGACGCACCAAAAAGTAAAGTTATTAAAACATTGGAAAAATTAGGTTTTAAGATTGTTAGAGAAAGAGAACATATTGCCATGATTAGGAAAAATGAAAATGGTACAACAACACCATTAACCCTACCCAATCACAAAAAAATTAAAGCATCGACACTCAGAAGTATTTGTACTCAGGCGAATATTTCTAGGGAAGATTTTTTATCATTTTATTATGAATAA
- a CDS encoding type II toxin-antitoxin system HicB family antitoxin, which translates to MKNIKFIVEKHDDGYIAYPLGIQGVVVGEGETSEEALNDAKSALNFHIETFGISVLETESPILDASIVEASF; encoded by the coding sequence ATGAAAAATATTAAATTTATAGTTGAAAAGCATGATGATGGCTATATTGCTTATCCTTTAGGTATTCAAGGGGTTGTCGTGGGAGAGGGAGAAACCAGTGAAGAAGCGCTTAATGATGCTAAATCGGCTCTTAATTTTCATATCGAAACTTTTGGCATCTCTGTTTTAGAGACAGAATCGCCTATTTTAGATGCTTCAATTGTGGAGGCAAGTTTTTAG
- a CDS encoding DUF6883 domain-containing protein, giving the protein MQIPNFDLAIIEKSKIVDYLLNINHKRGGSKAKMLLNYGYSPENWQQLESDIRKFHLNAEVSIIKETSYGIRYEIISEILTPIHKPLLMKSVWQIDKGTEIPRLITMIPE; this is encoded by the coding sequence ATGCAGATTCCTAATTTCGATCTCGCCATCATTGAAAAATCTAAAATAGTAGATTATTTATTGAATATCAATCACAAAAGGGGAGGTTCAAAAGCAAAAATGTTGCTTAATTATGGTTATTCTCCTGAAAATTGGCAACAATTAGAGTCAGATATTCGCAAGTTTCATCTCAATGCAGAAGTTTCTATAATCAAAGAAACATCCTATGGCATAAGATACGAAATAATATCAGAAATACTTACTCCTATTCACAAGCCCTTATTGATGAAAAGTGTATGGCAAATTGACAAAGGTACAGAAATTCCTCGATTAATTACGATGATTCCTGAATAA
- a CDS encoding DUF4926 domain-containing protein produces MNFALYSDVILLKDIVEDGLFAGDIGTVVDIHNVSGLETGYSVEFFDLLGNTRAVVTLPMSYFRQPTKSDIPTVRLLAEVA; encoded by the coding sequence ATGAATTTTGCTCTTTATTCTGATGTAATTTTATTAAAAGATATAGTCGAAGATGGTTTATTTGCAGGTGATATTGGGACAGTGGTAGATATACATAATGTTAGTGGTTTAGAAACTGGTTACAGTGTAGAATTTTTTGATTTGTTAGGAAATACAAGAGCGGTTGTGACGCTACCTATGAGTTATTTTCGTCAACCGACTAAATCAGATATACCGACTGTAAGACTTTTAGCTGAGGTTGCTTAG
- a CDS encoding DUF29 domain-containing protein — translation MVNTLLTTNLKNIYETDEHCWLEETIKLLREKRFNELDLENLIEELESLARRDKSKVASLTEQIIRHLLLLQYWTIEFEDNSNHWKTEVIGFRSQIKRDLTTNLSNYLTENLESIYQDALRFVKQKTKYSVKFPDTCPYTLEQILDQNYLI, via the coding sequence ATGGTAAATACATTATTAACAACAAACTTAAAAAACATTTATGAAACTGATGAGCATTGCTGGTTAGAAGAAACAATAAAATTATTACGGGAGAAACGTTTTAATGAGTTAGATTTAGAAAATTTAATTGAGGAGTTAGAAAGTTTGGCACGTCGAGATAAATCAAAAGTAGCAAGTTTAACAGAACAAATTATTAGACATCTTTTGTTATTGCAATATTGGACAATAGAATTTGAGGATAATTCTAATCACTGGAAAACAGAAGTAATTGGTTTTCGTTCTCAAATTAAACGGGATTTAACAACCAATTTAAGTAATTATTTGACAGAAAACTTAGAGTCAATTTATCAAGATGCTTTAAGATTTGTTAAACAAAAGACTAAATATTCTGTAAAATTTCCCGATACTTGCCCTTATACTTTAGAACAAATTTTAGACCAAAATTATTTAATTTAA
- a CDS encoding type II toxin-antitoxin system RelE/ParE family toxin, giving the protein MRQIIFYRTSSGNCPIEDFLDSLSAKQAQKVIWVLKLVTELESIPIKYFKKLVNTDNIWEIRIQLDNNIFRLLGFFQDNNLIILTNGFIKKTQKTPSQEIKLAENRKKDYLKRSKINE; this is encoded by the coding sequence ATGAGACAAATAATTTTCTATCGTACATCTTCGGGGAATTGTCCTATAGAAGATTTTTTGGATTCTCTTTCGGCAAAACAAGCTCAAAAAGTTATTTGGGTGTTAAAATTGGTTACGGAATTAGAATCGATACCCATTAAGTATTTTAAAAAGTTAGTAAATACTGATAATATTTGGGAAATTAGAATACAATTAGATAATAATATTTTTCGTTTATTAGGATTTTTTCAAGACAATAATTTAATTATTCTTACTAATGGTTTTATCAAGAAAACCCAAAAAACACCATCTCAAGAAATTAAACTAGCAGAAAACAGAAAAAAAGATTATCTAAAAAGGAGTAAAATTAATGAATGA
- a CDS encoding helix-turn-helix domain-containing protein: MNDLDKYINKRIITDPEFAEGFDSGYAKFKLGYMLAKTREESGISQEELAQKLNLSQLIINQIENDLQDISMSILEKYAQILGKELVIQLK; this comes from the coding sequence ATGAATGATTTAGATAAATATATTAATAAAAGAATAATAACAGATCCAGAATTTGCAGAAGGATTTGATTCTGGATATGCAAAATTTAAACTAGGTTATATGTTGGCGAAAACTAGGGAAGAATCAGGAATTTCACAAGAGGAATTAGCACAAAAATTAAATTTAAGTCAGTTAATTATTAATCAAATAGAAAATGATTTACAAGATATTAGTATGTCTATTTTAGAAAAATATGCCCAAATTTTAGGGAAAGAATTAGTTATTCAACTAAAATAA
- a CDS encoding type II toxin-antitoxin system HicA family toxin, which translates to MAKFPIDAPKSKIIKTLEKLGFKIVREREHIAMIRENENGTTTPLTLPNHKKIKASTLRSICNQASISREDFLSSYYEQ; encoded by the coding sequence ATGGCAAAGTTTCCCATCGACGCACCAAAAAGTAAAATTATTAAAACATTGGAAAAATTAGGTTTTAAGATTGTTAGAGAAAGAGAACATATTGCGATGATTAGGGAAAATGAAAATGGTACAACAACACCATTAACCCTACCCAATCACAAGAAAATTAAAGCATCGACACTCAGAAGTATTTGTAATCAGGCTAGTATTTCTAGGGAAGATTTTTTATCGTCTTATTACGAACAATAA
- a CDS encoding type II toxin-antitoxin system HicB family antitoxin: protein MKNIKFIVEKHDDGYIAYPLGIQGVVVGEGETNEEALNDAKSALNFHIETFGISVLETESPVLDASIVEATF from the coding sequence ATGAAAAATATTAAATTTATAGTTGAAAAGCATGATGATGGATATATTGCTTATCCTTTAGGTATTCAAGGGGTTGTAGTGGGAGAGGGAGAAACCAATGAAGAAGCCCTCAATGACGCTAAATCGGCTCTTAATTTTCATATCGAAACTTTTGGTATATCGGTTTTAGAGACAGAATCACCTGTTTTAGATGCTTCAATTGTGGAGGCAACTTTTTAG
- a CDS encoding type II toxin-antitoxin system RelE family toxin, with amino-acid sequence MKVKFESAFAKDLQKIKDRKLSEQIKSVILECKKAELFNQVKNVKKLTGYNNFYRIKIRDYRIGLEIQEDTIIFTRFLHRKDIYKYFP; translated from the coding sequence ATGAAAGTCAAATTTGAATCAGCTTTTGCTAAAGATTTACAAAAAATCAAAGATAGAAAACTGTCTGAACAAATAAAATCTGTGATATTAGAATGTAAAAAAGCAGAATTATTCAATCAAGTTAAAAATGTAAAAAAACTAACAGGATATAATAATTTCTACCGTATCAAAATCAGAGATTATAGAATAGGTTTAGAGATACAAGAAGATACAATTATTTTCACCAGATTTCTTCATCGCAAAGATATTTATAAATACTTTCCATAA
- a CDS encoding type II toxin-antitoxin system HicB family antitoxin has protein sequence MIVKAILEWDEEAQSYSATCPELNYISSCGDTKEEAIENLKDAIQLLLEPIPEISSNTDIHNRIEILV, from the coding sequence ATGATTGTTAAAGCAATATTAGAATGGGATGAAGAAGCACAATCTTATTCAGCTACTTGTCCTGAATTAAACTATATTTCTTCCTGTGGAGATACCAAAGAAGAAGCTATCGAAAACCTAAAAGATGCAATTCAATTACTTTTAGAACCAATACCCGAAATTTCATCTAATACTGATATTCATAATCGTATCGAAATTTTAGTTTAA
- a CDS encoding type II toxin-antitoxin system HicA family toxin, producing MKQLKKNGFIEISQTVSHLKLFNYITQRTAIVPIHQGKIIPIGTLKAIEKQSGIKFY from the coding sequence ATTAAGCAACTAAAAAAGAACGGTTTTATTGAAATTTCGCAAACGGTTTCTCATCTAAAATTATTCAATTATATTACGCAAAGAACAGCTATTGTACCTATTCATCAAGGAAAAATAATTCCTATTGGCACATTAAAAGCCATTGAAAAACAGTCAGGTATTAAATTTTATTGA
- a CDS encoding DUF4160 domain-containing protein, with the protein MPVISRFYGIIIKMFFLDHNPPHFHAIYGEYNALININTLEIIEGDLPKKAQSLVLEWAKMYQKDLIEIWNSQDFKKLPPLE; encoded by the coding sequence ATGCCAGTTATTTCGAGATTTTATGGAATAATTATCAAAATGTTCTTTTTGGATCATAATCCGCCTCATTTTCATGCTATTTATGGTGAATATAATGCCTTGATTAATATTAATACTTTAGAAATAATTGAAGGAGATTTACCAAAAAAGGCACAATCTTTGGTTTTAGAGTGGGCAAAAATGTATCAAAAAGATTTAATAGAAATATGGAATAGTCAAGATTTTAAAAAATTGCCTCCATTAGAATAA
- a CDS encoding DUF2442 domain-containing protein produces MKKYPKVIKVKAISSLKLEILFENGEQKLYNVSKLINLSPFDKLTDYNFFKQVKVDENGYGIYWDDNLDLAESELFENSIAISSIVLRS; encoded by the coding sequence ATGAAAAAATATCCAAAAGTAATTAAAGTTAAAGCTATTTCTTCTCTAAAATTAGAAATTTTATTTGAAAATGGAGAACAGAAATTATACAATGTGTCAAAGTTAATTAATTTATCTCCTTTTGACAAGTTAACTGATTATAATTTTTTTAAGCAAGTAAAAGTTGATGAAAATGGTTACGGTATTTATTGGGATGATAACCTCGATTTAGCTGAGTCAGAATTATTTGAAAATAGTATAGCAATAAGTTCGATCGTGCTTAGGTCGTAA
- a CDS encoding HindIII family type II restriction endonuclease, producing MINIIDQKAIENRKNGINKIKNYRGNFADEAKNIEDELKHEIEEKGIDNLMAHLRLCGHIPESYSHDSTEEKLYSKYTDILLSLTYESLGFKSIVFAERSDSADVEIFGKNFNFIADAKAFRLSRTAKNQKDFKIQAMDNWKRGKPYAMVVCPIYQLPNRSSQIYQQAITRNVCIFTYSHLTLLLNFSLKENKLVIENLLEEIFKVIPALNPSKNAVDYWLAVNKTILNFSDKIQELWQLEKQVVIESTKIAKEEALYFLASEREKIMKLSHEEALKELIKINRIDSRIKTIESIKENGLFSIQ from the coding sequence ATGATTAATATAATTGATCAAAAAGCTATTGAAAATAGAAAGAATGGGATAAATAAAATTAAAAACTATAGAGGAAATTTTGCTGATGAGGCAAAAAATATAGAAGATGAATTAAAACATGAAATAGAGGAAAAAGGAATCGATAATTTAATGGCTCATTTAAGACTTTGTGGTCATATTCCAGAGTCTTATAGTCATGACTCAACAGAAGAAAAATTATACTCAAAATATACAGATATTCTGTTATCTTTAACTTATGAATCACTGGGATTTAAAAGTATAGTTTTTGCAGAAAGAAGTGATAGTGCTGATGTCGAAATATTCGGTAAAAATTTTAATTTTATTGCTGATGCAAAGGCTTTTCGATTAAGTCGAACTGCTAAAAATCAGAAAGATTTTAAAATACAAGCAATGGATAATTGGAAAAGAGGAAAACCTTATGCTATGGTTGTTTGTCCTATCTATCAATTACCTAATCGTTCCAGTCAAATTTATCAACAAGCAATTACTCGAAATGTTTGTATTTTTACTTATTCTCACTTAACGCTTTTATTAAATTTTTCTCTCAAAGAAAATAAGTTAGTGATTGAGAATCTTTTGGAAGAAATTTTTAAAGTTATACCAGCGTTAAATCCATCTAAAAATGCTGTGGACTATTGGTTAGCTGTCAATAAAACTATATTAAATTTTTCAGATAAAATTCAAGAATTATGGCAATTAGAAAAACAAGTGGTGATAGAATCAACTAAAATTGCAAAAGAGGAAGCATTATATTTTCTTGCTTCGGAAAGAGAAAAAATTATGAAATTGAGTCATGAAGAAGCTCTCAAAGAATTAATTAAAATTAATAGAATTGATAGTCGAATAAAAACAATAGAATCCATTAAAGAAAACGGTTTATTTTCTATTCAATAA
- a CDS encoding DNA-methyltransferase encodes MNITKYLNQIIQGNCVEIMKNFDSNSIDMTLTSPPYDNLRSYNGYIFPFEKIAQELFRITKEGGVLVWVCGDATINKSETGTSFKQALFFKEIGFNLHDTMIFQKQNPIPQIYRKRYNNVFEYMFVFSKGEVKTHNPIKVECLHAGLELNGTTYKNYSKGEQKREKLANPVQKEKIKGNIWQYVVGKKAEDQEAKGHPAPFPCALARDHILSWTNKSDIVLDPMCGSGTTCKSAYQFDRFYIGIDISEEYCNLAKERINNSKLQLSLTLD; translated from the coding sequence ATGAATATCACCAAATATCTTAACCAAATTATTCAAGGAAATTGTGTTGAAATAATGAAAAATTTTGATTCAAATTCCATTGATATGACTTTAACTTCTCCTCCCTATGATAATTTAAGGAGTTATAACGGTTATATTTTTCCCTTTGAAAAAATTGCTCAAGAATTATTTAGAATAACAAAAGAAGGCGGTGTTTTGGTGTGGGTTTGTGGCGATGCAACTATTAATAAAAGTGAAACAGGAACAAGTTTTAAACAGGCACTTTTTTTTAAAGAAATTGGTTTTAATCTCCATGATACGATGATTTTTCAAAAACAAAATCCTATCCCTCAAATTTATCGAAAAAGATATAATAATGTCTTTGAATATATGTTTGTATTTAGCAAAGGTGAAGTTAAAACTCATAATCCGATTAAGGTAGAATGTTTACACGCTGGATTAGAATTGAATGGTACGACTTATAAAAACTATTCTAAGGGTGAACAAAAAAGGGAAAAATTAGCTAACCCAGTGCAAAAAGAGAAAATAAAAGGTAATATTTGGCAATATGTAGTAGGTAAAAAAGCGGAAGATCAAGAAGCAAAAGGACATCCTGCACCTTTTCCTTGTGCTTTAGCAAGAGATCACATACTATCTTGGACAAATAAAAGCGATATTGTGCTTGATCCTATGTGTGGCAGTGGTACTACTTGCAAGTCTGCTTATCAATTCGATCGATTTTATATAGGTATCGATATTAGCGAAGAATACTGCAATTTAGCAAAGGAAAGAATTAATAATTCCAAATTACAACTAAGTCTCACTTTAGATTAA